One part of the Marinobacter sp. MDS2 genome encodes these proteins:
- a CDS encoding GlsB/YeaQ/YmgE family stress response membrane protein codes for MSLIWFLIIGGLAGWLAGLIMKGKGFGVLANIGIGIVGSVIGGVVFGLLGLAVKSMVGELVTATAGAVLLLAVVNKIKQG; via the coding sequence ATGAGTCTGATCTGGTTTCTGATTATTGGTGGTCTTGCTGGCTGGCTGGCCGGTTTGATCATGAAAGGTAAAGGTTTTGGCGTACTCGCCAACATTGGTATTGGTATAGTGGGTTCGGTTATTGGCGGGGTGGTTTTCGGCCTGCTCGGGCTTGCGGTGAAAAGTATGGTTGGCGAGCTGGTGACAGCGACGGCCGGTGCGGTGCTTTTACTCGCTGTTGTCAACAAGATAAAGCAGGGCTGA
- a CDS encoding class GN sortase: MTRFLVLLASASLIVLMFGLWIPFKAAVAQELLERAWSDSQAQKTEQRPWPWADTWPVAKLELPELGVSMIVLEGGHGESLAFGPGRVFGGERGPLVLAGHRDTHFRHLQNIQPGFQLRVQNQNRQWRQYEVTDVSIVDSRTETIDTHQLAADSVLLITCYPFETLDARGPLRYVVQARPTPRKGPNNTVATL, translated from the coding sequence ATGACGCGTTTTCTGGTTCTGTTGGCCAGCGCTTCGCTGATCGTGCTGATGTTCGGATTATGGATACCGTTCAAGGCAGCGGTTGCTCAGGAGCTGTTGGAAAGAGCGTGGTCAGACAGCCAGGCCCAAAAAACAGAGCAGCGGCCCTGGCCGTGGGCCGATACCTGGCCGGTGGCAAAGCTGGAATTGCCCGAGCTGGGTGTATCGATGATTGTGCTGGAGGGCGGCCACGGCGAAAGCCTGGCCTTCGGCCCGGGGCGGGTGTTTGGCGGTGAGCGTGGCCCGCTGGTTCTGGCTGGCCATCGCGATACCCATTTCCGTCATTTGCAAAATATCCAACCCGGCTTTCAGCTGCGAGTGCAAAACCAGAACCGGCAGTGGCGGCAGTATGAGGTCACCGATGTGAGCATTGTAGACAGTCGTACGGAGACGATAGATACCCACCAGCTTGCCGCGGACTCGGTGCTGTTAATTACCTGTTATCCCTTTGAAACCCTGGATGCCAGAGGGCCCTTGCGCTACGTTGTACAGGCGCGCCCCACGCCTCGAAAGGGGCCAAACAATACTGTTGCGACTTTATAA
- a CDS encoding 1-acyl-sn-glycerol-3-phosphate acyltransferase, translating to MGVVRKILAWLSVAVICLFSLVLYLARPFNPDNNRLLAGFIARFCRRLLGMERPLYGAENMPQDRPTVIVANHQENDDLMVVGDLLPPRTVAVGKSALLWIPFFGQVFWLGDNIILNRSQSHKAVAIMKATSDAINKDRKSIWVFAEGTRSRGQGLGRFKKGAFHMAIAAGAPITMVCVANYHGKTEGLLGRRGAVPVRILPPIETAGLTNADVNDLMERCHKQMAEAVDELSGTSGTA from the coding sequence ATGGGTGTCGTACGAAAAATACTGGCATGGTTGTCGGTTGCCGTTATCTGTTTATTTTCATTGGTGCTGTATCTGGCACGTCCTTTTAACCCGGACAACAACCGTTTGTTAGCCGGGTTCATTGCTCGTTTTTGTCGGCGGCTGCTGGGCATGGAGCGTCCTTTGTATGGCGCCGAGAACATGCCGCAAGACCGGCCTACCGTGATTGTGGCAAATCATCAGGAAAACGACGATTTGATGGTGGTGGGTGATCTGCTGCCGCCGCGGACCGTTGCCGTGGGTAAGTCTGCATTGTTGTGGATTCCGTTTTTCGGCCAGGTATTCTGGTTAGGAGACAACATCATTCTTAACCGAAGCCAGTCCCACAAAGCCGTGGCCATCATGAAAGCCACCAGTGATGCCATTAACAAAGACCGTAAAAGCATCTGGGTGTTTGCCGAAGGCACCCGAAGCCGGGGGCAGGGGCTCGGGCGCTTTAAAAAAGGCGCGTTTCACATGGCCATTGCCGCGGGTGCGCCAATCACCATGGTGTGCGTAGCCAACTACCACGGCAAAACCGAAGGTTTGCTGGGCCGCCGCGGCGCAGTGCCGGTCCGCATACTGCCACCCATTGAAACGGCAGGTTTAACCAACGCGGATGTCAACGACCTGATGGAACGTTGTCATAAGCAAATGGCCGAGGCCGTAGACGAGTTGTCGGGCACTTCCGGAACTGCTTGA
- a CDS encoding MAPEG family protein yields MIIPVTAVFAAVLGILLLVLSVLAVRFRLKYQIGMGVNDDPVFQATVRAHANLVEYAPLGLIMLAIAELNGVSSTWIYWAGMALVVGRILHAFGMIKGKGRTHMARLFGMVLTWLSILIAAILLLWNVGTVYG; encoded by the coding sequence ATGATCATACCCGTTACGGCTGTCTTTGCTGCGGTCTTAGGCATTTTATTGTTGGTTCTGTCCGTGCTGGCGGTCAGATTCCGCTTGAAGTATCAGATTGGTATGGGGGTAAACGACGACCCCGTATTCCAGGCCACCGTGAGAGCTCACGCGAATCTGGTGGAGTACGCTCCGCTCGGATTGATCATGTTGGCCATTGCCGAATTGAACGGCGTGTCATCAACCTGGATTTACTGGGCCGGAATGGCGTTGGTGGTAGGGCGAATCCTGCATGCCTTCGGCATGATCAAAGGAAAGGGCAGAACCCACATGGCCCGATTGTTCGGAATGGTACTGACCTGGCTGTCGATTCTGATCGCGGCGATTTTACTGCTGTGGAACGTGGGCACGGTCTACGGTTAA
- a CDS encoding rhomboid family intramembrane serine protease encodes MLIIPAENAVNWKRPPWVTLSLIMACLLVFLFYQGGDDQKLEYALEQYIESGLLALEAPAYEDYLQREIRFEGDQKSVLELQDFQQLQEQNNQLWQAVTLLMDREYYQYLQDNTDIIWAPAERRLWVEQRTAIEDQWISQMSAFQLGLVPAELSLYTLISYQFLHGGWGHIIGNLLFLFLLGFTVERALGPGRFLVAYLVCGALSGLVFTAFSAGSQIPLVGASGSISGLMGMYVAIYGLQKIRFFYFLGVYFNYFRAPAIAMLPVWLGKEIYDYWFAGATGVAYMAHAGGLIAGAGLVWLLGKSWLQVKEEFYEPEPDEQDARFTAGYAQAMASLGRMEFDQARRQFEALREHYPERSILLEHLYQLAKLRPDLPAYRDRTTELMSDALARRQPEQLVSVWQEYLSKGEAHHPLAGEDHNRVLFASLKNSDLKAAEKAFERMRTRAEPEMVYEACQLLVSEYDKLQMEPKARHYRQLLKGLN; translated from the coding sequence ATGTTGATTATCCCCGCCGAGAACGCCGTTAACTGGAAACGCCCACCGTGGGTAACGCTAAGCCTGATCATGGCCTGCTTGCTGGTGTTCCTTTTTTATCAGGGCGGCGACGACCAGAAGCTGGAGTACGCGCTGGAGCAATACATCGAGAGCGGCTTGCTTGCGCTGGAAGCGCCGGCCTATGAAGACTATCTGCAACGGGAAATCCGCTTCGAAGGTGATCAGAAGAGCGTGTTGGAACTGCAGGACTTCCAACAGCTTCAGGAGCAAAACAATCAGCTCTGGCAAGCGGTTACCTTATTGATGGACCGGGAGTACTACCAATACCTGCAAGACAACACCGACATCATCTGGGCACCCGCCGAACGCCGGTTATGGGTAGAGCAGCGCACGGCGATAGAAGACCAGTGGATCAGTCAGATGAGTGCGTTTCAGCTGGGTTTGGTACCCGCCGAACTGTCGCTTTATACCCTCATCAGCTACCAGTTTCTGCACGGTGGCTGGGGGCACATTATTGGTAATCTGTTGTTCCTGTTCCTGCTGGGGTTCACGGTCGAGAGAGCCTTGGGGCCGGGGCGGTTTCTGGTGGCGTATTTGGTGTGCGGTGCTTTATCGGGCTTGGTGTTTACTGCGTTTTCCGCCGGCAGCCAGATCCCGCTGGTGGGCGCATCGGGCTCCATTTCTGGCTTGATGGGTATGTACGTGGCCATTTACGGCCTGCAGAAGATCCGGTTCTTCTATTTTCTGGGCGTCTACTTCAACTACTTCCGCGCGCCGGCCATTGCCATGTTGCCGGTGTGGCTGGGCAAGGAAATTTACGATTACTGGTTCGCCGGTGCCACCGGTGTCGCTTACATGGCCCACGCGGGCGGACTGATAGCCGGCGCAGGCTTGGTGTGGCTGCTGGGTAAAAGCTGGTTGCAGGTGAAAGAAGAGTTCTATGAGCCAGAGCCCGATGAACAGGATGCCCGGTTTACGGCGGGTTATGCCCAGGCGATGGCGAGTCTGGGGCGGATGGAGTTTGACCAGGCCCGGCGCCAGTTCGAGGCGCTCAGAGAGCATTATCCTGAGCGTTCAATCCTGCTGGAACATCTGTATCAGCTTGCCAAGCTGCGGCCCGACCTGCCGGCTTACCGAGACCGAACCACCGAGTTGATGTCGGATGCTTTGGCCCGCCGTCAGCCGGAACAACTGGTGTCGGTTTGGCAGGAGTACCTCAGCAAGGGCGAAGCCCATCATCCGTTGGCCGGAGAAGACCACAACCGGGTGTTGTTTGCCAGCTTGAAGAACAGCGATCTGAAAGCCGCCGAGAAAGCGTTTGAACGGATGCGCACGCGGGCCGAACCGGAAATGGTGTATGAGGCCTGCCAACTGTTGGTGAGCGAGTATGATAAGTTGCAGATGGAGCCGAAAGCCCGGCACTACCGTCAGCTACTGAAGGGCCTGAACTGA
- a CDS encoding OmpA family protein has translation MTTLVLDNPEMLAQAALLSGFNAAQQCQEASRPHRTRFHYGFNKHTLDEADTEILKQHAAYLKRHPGTRVKIHGHSDNFGSGDYNQFLARLRAHSVARLLTQEGVSPSAMIMATWGADRPLARPEDRAANRRVELEYLSMDIAQAL, from the coding sequence ATGACGACTCTCGTTTTAGACAACCCTGAAATGCTGGCTCAAGCCGCGCTGCTTTCCGGATTTAACGCAGCCCAGCAGTGTCAGGAGGCAAGTCGCCCTCACCGCACTCGCTTTCATTACGGTTTCAACAAGCACACGCTGGATGAGGCAGATACCGAGATTCTCAAACAGCACGCTGCCTATCTGAAGCGCCACCCAGGCACGCGGGTAAAAATTCACGGTCACTCCGACAATTTTGGCTCTGGCGACTACAACCAGTTTCTGGCCCGCCTGAGAGCCCACTCCGTGGCGAGATTGCTAACACAGGAAGGGGTTTCCCCGTCGGCCATGATCATGGCGACCTGGGGTGCTGACCGGCCTCTGGCACGACCCGAGGACCGCGCTGCCAATCGCAGGGTTGAGTTGGAGTATCTGTCTATGGACATCGCTCAGGCGCTTTAA
- a CDS encoding marine proteobacterial sortase target protein: MMLLPLFANPAARAGFSTSRRLTPKLDARKRLRIAEGVSLWLAVLMMLFVHPLYAEASEGNEEGAGQLYLMNGQSAWQQPALILDSDFKVQVSGLLAQTRLIRRFKNTSDQWQEGVFVFPLPDKATVYGLVMTVGERRVIGRLEPKAQARKTYENAKAEGHQAATVEQQRPNLFTSRIANIPPGETVQIDIRYQQPVSYRHGEFELRLPTTLTPRYMPGETIADAPKHWQSGWAMPTDQVPDAHEISPFTVRADDVSPQSHRATIALDIESGFPLAEVTSPSHSLHSNIDGTRATVTPEGDRVLMNKDVVVRWRALAGREPAAAVFHQQWQGQNFLMAMVLPPESTGPVLRRELQFVIDTSGSMAGESMVQAREALLRGLDTLRPGDYFNVIQFNSQTQALFARPVPAERHYLARARHYVHNLQADGGTEMAGALALAMSMDKAPEEALVQQMVFITDGAVGNEAALFEVIRRGLHDRRLFTVGIGSAPNMHFLREAARWGRGEYTAIHNSGEVNQALKKLFSAMEAPVLTDIEVRWPSQGTAPNAVPSKPGDLFRGQPLVQTISGVPAAGELEVSGTLPGGRRWSTRLDLSHAAPATGLNRHWARGRIDELMDAANLKRESPNESSIIKLSMAHRVMSPFTSFVAVEEQPVRPASENLESEQLPTLLPAGSGAGMLRYPQTATFWPLLSALGLLGLMFALATLLLSRRVPA; encoded by the coding sequence ATGATGTTGCTACCGCTGTTTGCCAATCCGGCCGCCAGAGCCGGTTTCAGTACCTCCCGCCGGTTAACCCCGAAACTGGATGCCCGAAAAAGGCTGCGTATTGCCGAAGGTGTCAGCCTCTGGCTGGCGGTGTTGATGATGCTGTTTGTGCACCCGTTGTATGCCGAAGCCAGCGAAGGCAATGAAGAAGGAGCCGGGCAGCTGTACCTGATGAATGGGCAAAGCGCCTGGCAACAGCCGGCGTTGATTCTGGACAGCGACTTCAAGGTGCAGGTGTCCGGCTTGCTGGCTCAAACCCGGCTGATCAGACGCTTTAAAAACACCAGCGATCAATGGCAAGAAGGCGTGTTTGTGTTTCCGTTGCCGGACAAGGCCACGGTCTACGGTTTGGTGATGACGGTGGGCGAGCGCCGGGTTATCGGGCGTCTCGAACCGAAAGCGCAAGCCCGCAAAACCTACGAAAACGCCAAAGCCGAAGGCCATCAGGCCGCAACGGTTGAGCAGCAGCGGCCGAACTTGTTCACCAGTCGAATTGCCAACATTCCACCGGGTGAAACGGTCCAGATAGACATTCGCTATCAACAGCCGGTCAGCTATCGGCACGGCGAGTTTGAGCTGCGACTGCCCACGACGTTAACGCCGCGCTACATGCCGGGTGAAACCATCGCCGATGCTCCGAAGCACTGGCAGTCTGGCTGGGCCATGCCGACGGATCAGGTGCCCGATGCCCACGAGATCAGCCCGTTCACGGTACGTGCAGACGATGTATCGCCGCAAAGCCACAGGGCAACCATTGCACTGGACATTGAAAGCGGGTTTCCGCTGGCTGAAGTCACCAGTCCGAGCCATAGCCTGCACTCTAATATCGACGGTACACGGGCAACCGTGACCCCCGAAGGTGATCGGGTGTTGATGAACAAGGATGTGGTCGTGCGCTGGCGTGCCTTGGCAGGCCGGGAACCGGCCGCGGCGGTGTTTCACCAACAGTGGCAGGGGCAGAATTTTCTGATGGCGATGGTGTTGCCGCCGGAAAGCACCGGTCCGGTTTTACGCCGAGAACTGCAATTCGTGATCGATACCTCCGGATCTATGGCGGGTGAATCCATGGTGCAAGCGCGGGAAGCTTTGCTGCGCGGTCTCGATACCCTGCGCCCGGGCGACTATTTCAATGTCATCCAGTTCAACAGTCAGACCCAGGCGCTGTTTGCCCGACCGGTGCCAGCGGAGCGGCATTATCTGGCCCGGGCCCGCCATTACGTGCATAACTTGCAGGCAGACGGTGGCACCGAAATGGCTGGAGCGCTGGCCTTGGCGATGAGTATGGATAAGGCCCCGGAAGAGGCGTTGGTGCAGCAAATGGTGTTTATTACCGATGGTGCCGTGGGCAATGAAGCGGCGCTGTTTGAAGTGATTCGACGCGGCTTGCACGACCGCCGCCTGTTTACAGTAGGCATCGGTTCGGCCCCGAACATGCACTTTCTGCGGGAGGCGGCTCGTTGGGGCCGCGGAGAATACACCGCTATTCACAACAGCGGGGAGGTGAATCAGGCGTTGAAGAAGCTGTTCTCCGCCATGGAGGCCCCCGTGCTCACCGACATTGAGGTGCGCTGGCCGTCGCAAGGCACCGCGCCGAATGCGGTGCCCTCTAAGCCCGGAGATCTTTTCCGTGGCCAGCCTTTGGTGCAGACGATTTCGGGCGTGCCGGCGGCCGGTGAGCTGGAAGTGTCGGGCACATTACCGGGCGGTCGTCGATGGAGCACACGATTGGATTTGAGCCATGCGGCACCGGCCACCGGCTTGAACCGGCACTGGGCCAGAGGCCGGATTGATGAGCTGATGGATGCGGCCAATCTGAAGAGAGAATCTCCAAATGAATCCAGCATCATCAAGCTCTCGATGGCGCACCGGGTGATGTCGCCTTTCACCAGCTTCGTTGCCGTGGAGGAGCAACCGGTTCGGCCAGCTTCTGAGAACCTTGAAAGTGAGCAGTTACCGACTTTGTTGCCTGCGGGTAGCGGGGCCGGCATGTTGCGATACCCGCAAACGGCCACTTTCTGGCCGCTGCTCAGTGCCCTGGGGTTGCTTGGGCTGATGTTTGCACTGGCCACATTGTTGCTGAGCCGGAGGGTGCCCGCATGA
- the pdsR gene encoding proteobacterial dedicated sortase system response regulator: protein MKKHIALIEDEPGIRDNYRAAFERRGYHVATYGDRPSAWQVLRQRLPDLAIIDVGLGDEPEGGFALCQALRDQSATLPIIFLTARDSDIDTVHGLRLGADDYVTKDMSLDHLLARITALLRRAEAWAEALQKPDELVQRGRMEMNVDRMTVSWEQQPVDLTVTEFWMLHSLVQHPGHVRSREQLMEAASTVLDDNTVTSHIKRIRRKFVQLDASFDGIQTAYGMGYRWNAREV, encoded by the coding sequence ATGAAAAAACACATTGCACTGATAGAAGACGAACCAGGCATCCGCGACAACTACCGGGCCGCGTTCGAACGCCGGGGGTATCACGTTGCTACCTACGGCGACCGGCCCTCAGCCTGGCAGGTACTGCGCCAACGGCTGCCTGACCTTGCCATCATTGACGTTGGGCTAGGCGACGAACCGGAAGGCGGTTTTGCTCTGTGTCAGGCACTGCGTGACCAATCCGCAACCCTGCCTATTATTTTTCTGACCGCCCGGGACAGCGACATCGACACGGTTCACGGCCTGCGCCTGGGTGCCGATGATTACGTCACCAAAGACATGAGTCTGGACCACTTGCTGGCTCGGATTACAGCTCTGCTTCGCCGTGCCGAAGCCTGGGCCGAAGCTCTGCAAAAACCCGATGAGCTGGTGCAGCGCGGTCGTATGGAAATGAATGTGGATCGCATGACGGTGAGCTGGGAACAGCAACCGGTTGACCTGACGGTGACCGAGTTCTGGATGCTGCACTCGCTGGTGCAACACCCTGGCCACGTTCGAAGCCGCGAACAATTGATGGAAGCCGCCAGCACAGTGCTCGACGACAACACCGTGACTTCTCACATCAAACGCATCCGCCGCAAATTCGTGCAACTGGATGCCAGCTTTGACGGCATTCAAACCGCCTACGGCATGGGGTATCGGTGGAACGCTCGTGAGGTCTGA
- the acnA gene encoding aconitate hydratase AcnA, whose protein sequence is MSNKSSSSNSLSTLSTLDAGGKTFHYYSLKKAEESLGDLQRLPFSLKVLMENLLRNEDGVTVDRSHIDAMVQWLKDRKSDTEIQFRPARVLMQDFTGVPGVVDLAAMREAVKKAGGDPALINPLSPVDLVIDHSVMVDDFGSASSFGKNVEIEMRRNQERYEFLRWGQQAFDNFRVVPPGTGICHQVNLEYLGKTVWQKQDGDKTVAYPDTLVGTDSHTTMINGLGILGWGVGGIEAEAAMLGQPVSMLIPEVVGFKMTGKLREGITATDLVLTVVEMLREKGVVGKFVEFYGDGLKDMPVADRATIANMAPEYGATCGFFPVDEQTLKYLSLTGRDDEQIELVEAYAKAQGLWREPGHEPVYTATLELDMGDVEASMAGPKRPQDRVALKNMKAAFELLMETNEGGPDAPEKRDAELESEGGQTAVGVDKSYHHPCSRPLTLNGQETRLDPGAVVIAAITSCTNTSNPSVMMAAGLVARKAVEKGLKTKPWVKTSLAPGSKVVTEYLNAGGFQDDLNKLGFDLVGYGCTTCIGNSGPLPDAVEKAIEDGDITVASVLSGNRNFEGRIHPLVKTNWLASPPLVVAYALAGNVRVNLHEDPLGKDQDGNPVYLKDLWPSQEEVAQAVEKVKTGMFRSEYAAVFDGDATWQAIDVPETKVYNWSEESTYIQHPPFFEGMGPEPEPVQDIKDAHILAMLGDSVTTDHISPAGSFSPDSPAGKYLQERGVEPKNFNSYGSRRGNHEVMMRGTFANVRIRNEMLDGVEGGFTKFIPTGEQMPIYDAAMKYQEKGTPLVVIAGKEYGTGSSRDWAAKGTRLLGVRAVVAESYERIHRSNLIGMGVMPLQFPEGENRQSLKLTGEETISIEGLSGDIKPGQTLTMTVTYADGSTKTCDLVSRIDTANEAVYFMHGGILHYVVREMLKSA, encoded by the coding sequence ATGTCGAATAAATCGTCAAGTTCCAACAGTCTGAGTACTCTCTCCACCCTCGATGCCGGTGGCAAGACGTTTCATTATTACAGTCTGAAAAAGGCCGAAGAATCTCTGGGCGATCTGCAGCGTTTGCCCTTCTCGTTAAAAGTGTTAATGGAAAACCTGCTGCGCAACGAAGACGGTGTTACCGTTGATCGTTCCCACATCGACGCCATGGTGCAGTGGCTGAAAGACCGCAAATCCGACACTGAAATTCAGTTCCGCCCGGCTCGCGTGCTGATGCAGGACTTCACCGGTGTGCCCGGTGTGGTGGATCTGGCCGCCATGCGCGAAGCGGTCAAGAAAGCCGGGGGGGATCCGGCCCTGATCAACCCGTTGTCGCCGGTCGATCTGGTGATTGACCATTCGGTGATGGTGGATGACTTCGGTTCTGCCTCGTCGTTTGGCAAGAACGTCGAGATCGAAATGCGGCGCAACCAGGAGCGCTACGAATTTTTGCGTTGGGGTCAGCAGGCCTTTGATAACTTCCGTGTGGTTCCGCCCGGAACCGGTATCTGCCACCAGGTAAACCTGGAATATCTTGGTAAAACCGTTTGGCAAAAGCAGGACGGTGACAAAACCGTTGCCTACCCCGATACGCTGGTTGGCACCGACTCCCACACCACCATGATCAACGGCCTTGGTATTTTGGGCTGGGGCGTTGGTGGCATCGAAGCGGAAGCCGCTATGTTGGGACAGCCGGTGTCGATGCTGATACCGGAAGTGGTCGGATTCAAAATGACCGGCAAATTGCGCGAAGGCATTACCGCTACTGACCTGGTATTAACCGTGGTGGAAATGCTGCGTGAGAAGGGCGTTGTCGGTAAATTTGTCGAATTCTACGGCGATGGCCTGAAAGACATGCCCGTGGCAGACCGCGCTACGATTGCCAACATGGCACCGGAATACGGCGCTACCTGTGGCTTCTTCCCGGTAGACGAGCAAACTTTGAAGTATTTGAGCCTGACCGGTCGGGACGATGAACAGATTGAGCTGGTTGAAGCCTATGCCAAAGCGCAGGGCTTGTGGCGGGAGCCGGGCCACGAACCGGTCTACACCGCTACGTTAGAGCTCGACATGGGCGATGTTGAAGCCAGCATGGCGGGACCGAAACGGCCTCAGGACCGGGTTGCCCTGAAAAACATGAAAGCGGCGTTCGAGTTGCTGATGGAAACCAACGAAGGCGGTCCTGACGCACCTGAAAAGCGCGATGCCGAGCTCGAATCTGAAGGCGGCCAAACCGCCGTGGGTGTGGATAAGAGTTACCACCACCCCTGCAGTCGGCCGTTGACCTTGAACGGTCAGGAAACCCGGTTGGACCCGGGTGCGGTGGTGATTGCAGCCATTACCTCCTGTACCAACACCTCCAACCCCAGCGTGATGATGGCGGCCGGTTTGGTGGCACGAAAGGCCGTAGAGAAGGGCCTGAAAACCAAGCCTTGGGTGAAAACCTCGCTGGCTCCGGGCTCCAAGGTCGTAACCGAATACCTGAACGCTGGCGGGTTTCAGGATGACCTGAACAAATTGGGTTTCGATCTGGTGGGCTACGGCTGCACAACCTGTATCGGTAACTCCGGTCCGCTGCCGGATGCGGTCGAGAAAGCCATCGAAGATGGTGATATCACCGTGGCATCCGTGTTGTCAGGCAACCGGAACTTCGAAGGCCGGATTCATCCGCTGGTGAAAACCAACTGGCTGGCTTCGCCCCCCTTGGTGGTGGCTTATGCGCTGGCCGGTAACGTGCGGGTGAACCTGCACGAAGATCCGCTGGGTAAAGATCAGGATGGCAATCCGGTGTATCTGAAGGATCTGTGGCCCTCTCAGGAGGAAGTGGCGCAAGCGGTGGAGAAGGTGAAAACCGGCATGTTCCGCAGCGAATACGCCGCCGTGTTCGATGGTGATGCCACCTGGCAGGCGATCGATGTGCCGGAAACCAAGGTCTACAACTGGTCTGAGGAGTCGACGTATATTCAGCATCCTCCATTCTTTGAAGGCATGGGGCCCGAGCCCGAGCCGGTGCAAGACATCAAGGATGCACACATTCTGGCGATGTTGGGTGATTCAGTCACCACAGATCACATTTCGCCCGCGGGTTCGTTCAGCCCGGACAGTCCTGCCGGAAAATACCTGCAGGAGCGCGGTGTCGAGCCGAAGAACTTCAACTCCTACGGATCCCGTCGGGGTAACCACGAAGTGATGATGCGTGGCACCTTCGCCAACGTGCGCATCCGCAACGAGATGCTGGACGGCGTTGAAGGCGGCTTCACGAAATTCATACCGACCGGTGAGCAAATGCCGATCTATGACGCCGCCATGAAGTATCAGGAGAAAGGCACTCCGTTGGTGGTTATTGCCGGTAAGGAATACGGCACCGGTTCCAGCCGGGACTGGGCGGCCAAGGGTACGCGGTTGCTGGGTGTCCGGGCCGTGGTGGCGGAGTCCTATGAGCGGATCCACCGCTCCAACCTGATTGGTATGGGCGTGATGCCGCTGCAGTTCCCGGAAGGCGAAAACCGTCAATCCTTGAAGCTGACCGGTGAAGAAACCATCAGCATTGAAGGCTTGTCTGGCGACATCAAGCCGGGCCAAACCCTCACCATGACGGTGACCTATGCGGATGGCTCCACCAAGACCTGTGACCTGGTGTCACGGATCGATACTGCCAATGAAGCGGTGTACTTCATGCACGGCGGTATTCTGCACTACGTCGTGCGTGAAATGCTGAAATCGGCATGA